Proteins encoded by one window of Xyrauchen texanus isolate HMW12.3.18 unplaced genomic scaffold, RBS_HiC_50CHRs HiC_scaffold_80, whole genome shotgun sequence:
- the LOC127642782 gene encoding uncharacterized protein LOC127642782, whose protein sequence is MQKLQDILTSADVQGTNKSPSTSTSWCLRQSVAQDEWRKARSYHSNCLLSCNVAPEKNCSHCTSPAIIRCRDCMPQEWLCMDCDTHIHKKLTLHNRESCIEGIYKPIEPTVCCVKKDGKYTLVNQVCLLPTVRPVQLCTCDPSNFTESAGRAIILVCINGRYDLHLPNLLCRLCLAHWTPDMSDLIRSGYWPASVKYDTLFSVDVFSTFEEMKTVAPGLSRQGFLRMLERRTSVWIKVALSRDGRILV, encoded by the exons ATGCAgaaactgcaggatattctgaccTCAGCAGATGTTCAAGGCACCAACAAGTCCCCTTCAACATCCACATCATGGTGCTTGCGCCAATCTGTAGCCCAAGATGAGTGGCGGAAAGCAAGGTCCTATCACAGCAACTGCTTGCTGTCCTGCAATGTGGCTCCAGAAAAGAACtgcagccactgcacatctcctGCCATCATTCGCTGCAGAGACTGCATGCCCCAAGAGTGGCTGTGCATGGAttgtgacacacacatacacaaaaaactcACCCTCCATAACAGGGAGTCCTGCATTGAGGGAATTTACAAGCCCATTGAGCCAACAGTGTGctgtgtaaaaaaagatggcaaaTATACACTGGTCAATCAAG tATGTTTATTACCTACAGTGAGACCTGTCCAGTTATGCACTTGCGACCCTTCAAACTTCACAGAATCAGCTGGCAGAGCAATAATTTTGGTTTGCATAAATG gtCGGTATGACTTGCACTTGCCAAACTTGCTGTGCAGATTATGTCTGGCTCATTGGACACCTGACATGAGCGACCTAATAAGAAGTGGGTACTGGCCAGCATCTGTGAAATATGACACGCTGTTTTCAGTCGATGTCTTCAGCACATTTGAAGAAATGAAAACTGTTGCACCAGGATTATCAAGACAAGGTTTTTTGCGGATGTTGGAGAGGAGGACTTCAGTGTGGATCAAAGTTGCCTTAAGTAGAGATGGGAGAATATTAGTGTAG